In one Cloacibacillus porcorum genomic region, the following are encoded:
- a CDS encoding VIT1/CCC1 transporter family protein, protein MMNKDVLETIKTMQLNEVTEHVIYAHMARHAGKENASVLAKISAEEGRHAEIWSRYTGCMPKPNGLKILFYRICGLLFGLTFVINLMETGEEKAQVEYARIAEDVPEALKIYAEEEEHERELIAMVDDERLKYISSMVLGINDALVELTGALAGFTFALGNSTVICMAGFITGSAATLSMAASEYLAKKNDPGEHHPLKAAVYTGIAYMFAVCMLLVPYAFISSPLAALAGCLVNAAIVIMLFTFYVSVVRKEPFTPAFREMICISFGVAALSFLIGWGAQKVLGISM, encoded by the coding sequence ATGATGAACAAAGATGTGCTTGAAACGATCAAAACGATGCAGCTGAATGAAGTTACGGAACATGTTATATACGCGCATATGGCGCGTCACGCGGGGAAGGAAAACGCGTCGGTGCTCGCGAAGATTTCCGCGGAGGAGGGAAGGCATGCCGAGATCTGGAGCCGCTACACCGGCTGTATGCCGAAACCCAACGGGCTTAAGATCCTCTTTTACCGTATTTGCGGTCTGCTATTCGGACTTACGTTTGTAATCAACCTTATGGAGACGGGGGAGGAAAAGGCGCAGGTCGAATACGCGCGGATCGCCGAGGACGTGCCGGAGGCGCTCAAGATATACGCGGAGGAGGAGGAACACGAGCGCGAGCTCATCGCGATGGTTGACGACGAGCGGCTCAAGTATATCAGCTCGATGGTGCTCGGGATTAACGACGCGCTCGTTGAGCTGACGGGGGCGCTTGCGGGGTTCACCTTCGCGCTTGGCAACTCCACGGTCATCTGCATGGCCGGTTTTATCACCGGCAGCGCCGCGACGCTGTCAATGGCGGCATCCGAGTATCTCGCGAAAAAGAACGATCCCGGCGAGCACCATCCGCTGAAGGCCGCCGTCTATACGGGCATCGCCTATATGTTCGCGGTCTGCATGCTGCTTGTGCCCTATGCCTTTATCAGCTCGCCGCTTGCCGCGCTCGCCGGCTGTCTCGTCAATGCGGCCATCGTCATCATGCTCTTCACCTTCTATGTATCGGTGGTGCGGAAAGAGCCCTTTACCCCCGCATTCAGGGAGATGATCTGTATCAGCTTTGGTGTTGCGGCGCTATCGTTCCTGATAGGATGGGGAGCTCAGAAAGTACTGGGGATCTCCATGTAA
- a CDS encoding glucose-6-phosphate isomerase, translated as MKKISFSFGASLGGSTTTFTELKESFGAAALAAQRWLAETPSCTEGHGWLALPDSPVEEIEETAAWLAGYDSVIQVGIGGSALGNLMLNQALLDGFYNESTPGPKFYLADNPDPDKTLSIWERVKEGRVALVGVSKSGATAETMTQFLWYRSELLKKGQSDADILVITDPEKGIFRAFANGSDCRVMELPASVGGRYSVLCPAGLVTAAALGIDAPALLKGAAAMRDFLTAEKDFDKNPALKLGAIHLLHEREGRPMSVLMPYSSKMAYFAEWYAQLWAESLGKNGLGTTPVRALGAIDQHSQVQLYTEGPDDKFFTLICAEGHGVELSVPAIEHEALSPLKYLDGQGIGAMLNLEAKSTAAAIVKSGHPLVWLELEKLDAETVGALVFFYEYLTALTGRMMGINPFDQPGVEQGKKYTYGLMGRAGYEKDAEEVGEWFRKIAAERIEAL; from the coding sequence ATGAAGAAAATTTCATTTTCATTTGGCGCATCATTGGGCGGGAGCACAACGACATTTACTGAACTGAAAGAGAGTTTTGGCGCGGCGGCGTTGGCCGCGCAGCGATGGCTCGCGGAGACGCCCTCCTGTACCGAGGGACACGGCTGGCTGGCGCTGCCGGATTCCCCGGTCGAAGAGATAGAGGAGACGGCGGCATGGCTTGCGGGCTACGACAGCGTGATACAGGTAGGCATCGGCGGCTCCGCTCTGGGAAACCTGATGCTGAATCAGGCGCTTTTGGACGGTTTTTACAATGAGAGCACGCCGGGGCCGAAGTTTTATCTCGCGGATAATCCCGATCCTGATAAGACGCTCTCAATATGGGAGCGCGTAAAGGAGGGGCGCGTCGCGCTCGTCGGCGTCAGTAAATCGGGCGCCACCGCAGAGACGATGACGCAGTTCCTCTGGTACCGCAGCGAGCTGCTTAAAAAGGGGCAAAGTGACGCCGACATCCTCGTGATCACCGACCCGGAAAAGGGGATATTCCGTGCCTTCGCGAACGGCTCCGACTGCCGCGTGATGGAGCTTCCCGCCTCCGTCGGCGGACGTTACTCCGTGCTTTGTCCCGCGGGGCTTGTCACCGCCGCTGCGCTCGGCATCGACGCTCCCGCGTTGCTCAAAGGAGCCGCCGCGATGAGGGATTTTTTAACCGCGGAGAAAGATTTTGATAAAAATCCCGCGCTGAAGCTTGGCGCGATCCATCTGCTGCACGAGAGGGAGGGACGCCCGATGTCCGTCCTTATGCCCTATTCAAGCAAGATGGCCTACTTCGCGGAGTGGTACGCTCAGCTCTGGGCCGAGAGCCTCGGCAAAAATGGACTCGGGACGACGCCGGTGCGCGCGCTCGGCGCAATAGACCAGCATTCGCAGGTGCAGCTCTACACCGAGGGCCCCGACGACAAGTTTTTCACTTTGATATGCGCAGAGGGTCACGGCGTGGAACTTTCAGTGCCGGCTATAGAGCACGAGGCCCTTTCGCCGCTCAAGTATCTTGATGGGCAGGGAATCGGCGCGATGCTGAACCTCGAGGCGAAGAGCACCGCGGCGGCGATCGTGAAGTCCGGCCATCCGCTCGTCTGGCTGGAGCTTGAAAAGCTCGACGCGGAGACCGTCGGGGCGCTGGTCTTTTTCTACGAATATCTGACGGCGCTCACGGGACGCATGATGGGCATCAATCCCTTCGACCAGCCCGGCGTCGAGCAGGGTAAGAAATATACTTACGGCCTTATGGGCCGCGCGGGCTATGAAAAGGACGCCGAAGAGGTAGGCGAGTGGTTCCGAAAGATCGCCGCTGAGAGGATCGAGGCGCTTTAA
- a CDS encoding sodium:solute symporter family protein produces MTDEAQHLYMAGIYFTDGGPRRHHPFSPARLTLMSPLIYYLAAFGAYTVFIILLTGQSFAWKETKKSFYLGDMKVALFPTLATFCATWMSPLSLVGFGIWFYRSGYVAFWASVNGWMIGLLFFPFVVKRLRAARVTSLPEWLEKRYGDVRVRRLVALTMIFLYVVYLVIQFRAFGVVVSYMLEIPQGFAATSLIYLFVLYTTFGGYLSVVRSDMLNLLLIILGVTVAAWFCLPEGFSFTAAREVFRAESAELSLNSFSLSEVFSAFAMMLVWGLGVATNPQYMIRIIACRSRREAYGMLTLSPYVVGWIYLCLTFFIMVCRLKYPLIGGLEETLAFAKLGQFLPPFAGMLLLVCVIAAAVSTANSQLLLAACSLCYDLLPLKKDESELRPFQEERFLFINRIAITVIASVALMLSHAGLPGYIKLGTISWTLVAIAYFYPLFTPGLIVKEILFAVLSLAIMLQFLLIFGFHIEPEYAMLIVLVGEWLVFMAAKFVRSKKCFAG; encoded by the coding sequence ATGACGGATGAGGCTCAGCACCTTTATATGGCTGGTATTTATTTTACTGACGGTGGCCCCAGGCGTCATCATCCATTTTCTCCGGCGCGGCTCACGCTGATGTCGCCGCTTATCTATTACCTCGCGGCCTTCGGGGCCTATACGGTATTTATCATCCTGCTGACGGGACAGTCCTTTGCCTGGAAGGAGACGAAAAAATCCTTCTATCTGGGCGACATGAAGGTGGCGCTGTTTCCGACGCTGGCCACCTTCTGCGCGACGTGGATGAGTCCGCTCTCGCTCGTAGGCTTCGGCATTTGGTTTTACCGTTCCGGTTATGTCGCCTTCTGGGCTTCGGTCAACGGCTGGATGATCGGCCTGCTGTTTTTCCCCTTTGTAGTAAAACGTCTGCGGGCGGCGCGCGTCACCTCTCTGCCCGAGTGGCTTGAAAAGCGCTACGGAGACGTGCGCGTGCGCAGGCTCGTTGCGCTGACGATGATTTTTCTCTATGTCGTCTATCTGGTCATTCAGTTCCGCGCCTTCGGCGTCGTCGTTTCGTATATGCTTGAGATACCGCAGGGGTTCGCGGCGACCTCGCTGATCTACCTCTTTGTGCTGTACACGACCTTTGGCGGCTATCTCTCCGTCGTGCGCAGCGATATGCTCAACCTGCTGCTGATAATCCTCGGCGTGACCGTAGCCGCCTGGTTCTGCCTGCCGGAGGGCTTCAGCTTTACCGCCGCCCGTGAGGTGTTCCGCGCCGAAAGCGCGGAGCTTTCCCTGAATAGTTTTTCCCTCTCGGAGGTATTTTCCGCCTTCGCGATGATGCTTGTCTGGGGGCTCGGCGTCGCCACCAACCCGCAGTATATGATCAGGATAATCGCCTGCCGCAGCAGGCGCGAGGCTTACGGAATGCTGACGCTCTCTCCCTATGTGGTTGGCTGGATATATCTCTGCCTGACGTTTTTCATCATGGTCTGCCGCCTGAAATATCCGCTTATCGGCGGCCTTGAGGAGACTCTGGCCTTTGCCAAACTTGGGCAGTTTCTTCCGCCTTTTGCCGGAATGCTGCTGCTTGTATGTGTCATCGCGGCGGCGGTGAGCACGGCCAACTCGCAGCTGCTGCTCGCCGCCTGTTCCCTCTGTTATGATCTGCTGCCGCTGAAAAAGGACGAAAGCGAGCTGCGCCCCTTTCAGGAGGAGCGTTTTCTCTTTATCAACCGCATTGCGATAACGGTGATAGCCTCCGTCGCCCTGATGCTGAGCCACGCGGGGCTGCCAGGCTATATAAAGCTGGGGACGATAAGCTGGACGCTCGTCGCGATCGCCTATTTTTATCCGCTCTTCACTCCCGGGCTCATCGTTAAGGAGATACTTTTCGCCGTCCTCAGCCTCGCGATAATGCTCCAGTTCCTCCTTATATTTGGTTTCCATATCGAACCGGAGTATGCGATGCTCATCGTGCTTGTTGGGGAATGGCTGGTCTTTATGGCTGCTAAGTTTGTGAGGTCTAAGAAATGTTTCGCAGGGTAA
- a CDS encoding sulfide/dihydroorotate dehydrogenase-like FAD/NAD-binding protein: protein MFKIVSKQKLAPKEFDIWVEAPRIANHAKAGQFVVLRVDDSGERIPLTIADYDSEKGLIRLIFQVVGKTTALMSGLGVGDCIQDISGPLGTPSEIENYGTVLMVGGGVGIAALFPIIKSLKLAGNKVITILGGRTSDLVIMKDECRKYSDELIITTDDGSEGMKGVVTEAMKMVVERGEKIDRCWCIGPSIMMKFGTKAAKELGLPIWVSLNPLMVDGTGMCGCCRVTVDGKIFFACVDGPEFDGHKVNWDEFMSRLRQYKDEEKISMEKYEAEVGEPTWL from the coding sequence ATGTTCAAAATCGTATCAAAGCAAAAGCTTGCGCCGAAAGAATTCGACATCTGGGTCGAAGCTCCGCGCATCGCGAATCACGCGAAGGCGGGCCAGTTCGTCGTTCTCCGCGTCGACGACTCGGGAGAGAGAATCCCCCTCACAATCGCCGATTACGACAGCGAGAAGGGGCTTATCCGCCTCATCTTCCAGGTTGTAGGCAAGACGACGGCTCTCATGTCCGGACTCGGCGTCGGGGACTGCATCCAGGACATCTCCGGCCCTCTCGGCACTCCCAGCGAGATCGAGAACTACGGCACGGTGCTCATGGTCGGCGGCGGCGTCGGCATAGCTGCCCTCTTTCCCATCATCAAATCCCTGAAACTCGCAGGCAACAAGGTCATCACCATCCTCGGCGGACGCACCTCGGACCTCGTGATCATGAAGGACGAGTGCCGCAAATACTCCGACGAACTGATCATCACCACCGACGACGGCTCCGAGGGTATGAAGGGCGTCGTTACCGAGGCTATGAAGATGGTAGTCGAGCGCGGCGAAAAGATCGACCGCTGCTGGTGCATCGGCCCCTCCATCATGATGAAGTTCGGCACCAAGGCCGCCAAAGAACTCGGCCTTCCCATCTGGGTTTCGCTTAACCCGCTGATGGTCGACGGGACCGGCATGTGCGGCTGTTGCCGCGTGACGGTCGATGGCAAGATATTCTTTGCCTGCGTCGACGGCCCCGAATTCGACGGGCACAAGGTCAACTGGGACGAGTTCATGAGCCGCCTCCGCCAGTATAAAGACGAAGAAAAAATTTCCATGGAAAAATATGAAGCAGAAGTAGGTGAACCGACATGGCTGTAA
- the gltA gene encoding NADPH-dependent glutamate synthase: MAVTFSKWKTPIKEQDPEVRKGNFGEVCLGYSLEEGQLEAGRCLQCKTKPCIAGCPVKIDIPAFIKCVKEGDMAGAAEVMDKYTNLPAVCGRVCPQESQCEGLCTVGKMKDFEPVAIGKLERLVADWKYAQENMAPKAYEGEKKGKVAVVGSGPSSLTVAGDLAKMGYEVKIFEALHAAGGVLIYGIPEFRLPKKIVKMEIEAMQKLGVDIECNVVVGKTITMQEIMEEYDACYIAVGAGAPHFQGVPGTTLNGVYSASEYLTRINLMHGYEFPKFDTPAKKANKVVVIGGGNVAMDAARSAKRLGAEEVTVVYRRSLAELPARIEEYHHAVEEGIIFNWLTNPTEYVDDGNGQLKGVKCIKMELGEPDASGRRRPVPVEGSEFFIEADCAIEAIGQGSNKVLLSTFPEMKLNKWGYIEADEKTGATSVPGVFAGGDIVTGAATVILAMGAGKDAAVAIDKYITEKKAAK; the protein is encoded by the coding sequence ATGGCTGTAACATTCTCAAAGTGGAAGACCCCCATTAAAGAACAGGATCCTGAGGTACGTAAAGGCAATTTCGGTGAAGTTTGCCTCGGCTATAGCCTTGAAGAGGGACAGCTTGAGGCCGGACGCTGCCTCCAGTGCAAAACGAAGCCCTGCATCGCGGGCTGCCCCGTCAAGATCGACATCCCCGCCTTCATCAAGTGCGTCAAAGAGGGCGATATGGCCGGCGCCGCCGAAGTAATGGATAAATACACGAACCTTCCCGCCGTCTGCGGACGCGTCTGCCCGCAGGAATCACAGTGCGAAGGCCTCTGCACCGTCGGTAAGATGAAGGACTTTGAGCCTGTCGCCATCGGCAAGCTTGAGCGCCTCGTCGCCGACTGGAAATACGCACAGGAAAATATGGCTCCCAAGGCCTACGAGGGCGAAAAGAAGGGCAAAGTCGCGGTAGTCGGCTCCGGCCCCTCAAGCCTCACCGTCGCTGGCGACCTCGCGAAGATGGGCTACGAAGTAAAGATATTCGAAGCCCTTCACGCGGCCGGCGGCGTCCTCATCTACGGCATCCCCGAATTCCGTCTCCCCAAGAAGATCGTCAAGATGGAGATCGAGGCGATGCAGAAGCTCGGCGTAGATATCGAATGCAACGTCGTCGTCGGCAAGACGATCACCATGCAGGAGATCATGGAAGAATATGACGCCTGTTACATCGCGGTCGGCGCGGGCGCGCCTCACTTCCAGGGCGTCCCCGGCACCACGCTCAACGGCGTATACTCCGCCTCCGAGTACCTCACAAGAATCAACCTCATGCACGGCTATGAGTTCCCGAAATTCGACACCCCCGCAAAAAAGGCGAATAAGGTAGTCGTCATCGGCGGCGGCAACGTCGCGATGGATGCCGCCCGCTCCGCGAAGCGCCTTGGCGCCGAAGAGGTTACGGTAGTCTACCGCCGTTCGCTCGCCGAACTCCCCGCGCGTATCGAAGAATACCACCACGCCGTTGAAGAGGGCATCATCTTCAACTGGCTCACCAACCCGACCGAATATGTCGACGACGGCAATGGACAGCTTAAGGGCGTCAAATGCATCAAAATGGAGCTCGGCGAGCCCGACGCCTCCGGCAGACGCCGCCCCGTTCCCGTCGAGGGCAGCGAGTTCTTCATCGAGGCCGACTGCGCCATCGAGGCGATCGGACAGGGCTCCAACAAAGTCCTGCTCTCGACCTTCCCCGAGATGAAGCTCAACAAGTGGGGCTACATCGAAGCCGACGAAAAGACCGGCGCTACCTCCGTTCCCGGCGTATTCGCGGGTGGTGACATCGTCACCGGCGCGGCCACCGTCATCCTCGCGATGGGCGCCGGCAAAGACGCCGCCGTGGCGATCGACAAATACATCACAGAAAAGAAAGCCGCGAAGTAA
- a CDS encoding YjbH domain-containing protein, with the protein MRKLLYSLFIIFISAAAAAAASPSNTGFTGLWEYPTAEVPGDGAGWIHYSRYSPYRTYAADLGLFPWLEFNLRLTEYENDAAKVSDAFGYYKDKGLDLKLLLAEQEGFRPALAAGVIDIMGTELRKGYFGAATWRYKNAAVTVGYGSDMYNGFYGGLSWSPLEWLEFKAEYSPMDYTKERVSGVLIHPKEADSKFNYGVVLKAKCGLMGSLSYQRGEELCFGVSYAYDLSRPIFGGKHPPKPGEANSKDWDSCDIRKLTADLQETLGARGFGLRNVVVLAGDKTIHAAFENIGYASQTQAVARAIITASRNIPWDTESFTCAVMVRGAPVSCVSLNQEQMSLIRMDKFRAFDIERRSFSWAEKTKYGTPPGTKWDVMAGPGESRRNGWGEIRAALAFEPRIDKQLDKMPFMARTDIDWIAQLRSSQGWSAYLKVRQPLHNNVEIWWEPEMNDTTRIWKVVLSYLYKFDKNLWALGEFGYLDENYFGGNLWGRYYIPQTNLWAGGRLSATKEREYDSFGGIPEYKRDYYYDYSKREYVTLYLPQNGDNGWNLSWWIEGGYHDSTYNADLTARYGKFVDGDKGYRLDAVRNWDAARVGFYYTDTDRKTTGKSFTDAGMILHLPLSAWYDGHASNTYWDEEFTMLSTFRLFAGKMPGAWQTPEALVGELQPERLYQEVGDQIERLCLQMKGDEALQEEPAKAYGFVDYLTGKWRRDIAITDK; encoded by the coding sequence TTGCGAAAACTTTTATATAGCCTTTTTATCATATTTATCAGCGCGGCGGCGGCAGCGGCCGCCAGCCCCTCTAATACCGGCTTCACCGGGCTATGGGAATATCCTACGGCGGAGGTCCCCGGAGACGGCGCCGGATGGATACATTACAGCCGTTACTCCCCATACCGAACGTACGCGGCGGATCTCGGCCTCTTTCCCTGGCTGGAATTCAATCTGCGCCTTACGGAATACGAGAACGACGCCGCGAAGGTTTCCGACGCCTTCGGATATTACAAGGACAAGGGACTTGATCTAAAGCTGCTGCTGGCGGAGCAGGAGGGCTTTCGTCCAGCGCTGGCCGCCGGAGTTATCGACATTATGGGTACGGAACTCCGCAAGGGATATTTCGGGGCGGCTACCTGGAGATACAAAAACGCCGCCGTCACGGTGGGATACGGCAGCGATATGTACAACGGCTTTTACGGCGGCCTCTCCTGGAGTCCGCTGGAATGGCTTGAGTTCAAAGCGGAGTACAGCCCTATGGACTACACAAAGGAGCGCGTGAGCGGCGTATTGATACACCCGAAGGAGGCAGACTCAAAATTTAACTACGGCGTCGTGCTGAAGGCAAAATGCGGGCTGATGGGAAGCCTCAGCTATCAGCGCGGCGAGGAGCTCTGTTTCGGCGTCAGCTACGCCTACGACCTCAGCCGTCCCATCTTCGGCGGGAAGCACCCGCCAAAACCGGGCGAGGCCAACAGCAAAGACTGGGACAGCTGCGATATCAGGAAATTGACCGCCGATCTCCAGGAGACGCTGGGGGCACGCGGCTTCGGACTGCGCAACGTCGTCGTCTTAGCCGGCGACAAGACGATACACGCAGCCTTCGAAAATATCGGTTACGCCTCGCAGACGCAGGCCGTCGCGCGCGCGATAATCACCGCCTCACGCAATATCCCGTGGGACACGGAGTCATTCACCTGCGCGGTCATGGTGCGCGGAGCGCCGGTCTCCTGCGTAAGTCTGAATCAGGAACAAATGTCCCTGATAAGAATGGATAAATTCCGCGCGTTCGACATAGAACGACGCTCCTTCAGCTGGGCAGAGAAGACAAAATACGGAACGCCTCCCGGAACGAAGTGGGATGTGATGGCCGGCCCCGGCGAGAGCCGCAGAAACGGCTGGGGTGAGATCCGCGCCGCGCTTGCCTTTGAACCGCGCATAGACAAACAGCTCGACAAAATGCCCTTTATGGCGCGCACTGACATCGACTGGATCGCGCAGCTGCGTTCATCGCAGGGCTGGTCCGCATACTTAAAGGTACGCCAGCCGCTGCACAATAATGTGGAGATCTGGTGGGAACCGGAGATGAACGACACGACGCGCATCTGGAAGGTAGTCCTGAGTTATCTCTATAAATTCGATAAAAACCTCTGGGCGCTCGGGGAATTCGGATACCTTGATGAAAACTATTTCGGCGGAAACCTCTGGGGCCGGTATTACATTCCGCAGACAAACCTTTGGGCTGGAGGCCGCCTCTCCGCGACCAAAGAACGCGAATATGACTCCTTCGGCGGCATCCCGGAATATAAGAGAGATTATTACTATGATTATTCAAAGAGGGAATATGTAACGCTCTACCTGCCGCAGAACGGCGATAACGGCTGGAACCTCTCATGGTGGATCGAGGGCGGCTATCACGACTCAACCTATAACGCCGACCTTACGGCCCGCTACGGGAAATTCGTCGACGGAGACAAAGGATACCGGCTTGACGCCGTGAGAAACTGGGACGCGGCGCGCGTCGGATTTTATTACACCGATACGGACAGAAAGACGACAGGCAAAAGCTTTACCGACGCCGGAATGATACTGCATCTGCCGCTGTCGGCCTGGTATGACGGCCACGCGAGCAATACCTACTGGGATGAGGAATTTACCATGCTGTCCACATTCAGGCTATTCGCCGGCAAGATGCCTGGAGCCTGGCAGACGCCGGAGGCACTCGTCGGAGAGCTTCAGCCGGAGAGGCTGTATCAGGAGGTCGGCGATCAGATTGAAAGGCTTTGCCTCCAGATGAAGGGAGACGAGGCTTTGCAGGAAGAACCGGCTAAGGCATACGGCTTCGTTGATTACCTCACCGGGAAATGGCGCAGGGATATAGCTATAACTGACAAGTGA
- a CDS encoding sigma-54-dependent transcriptional regulator, protein MSIWIVDDETNLAGGLKKAFEKKGYSVKCIPTIHELQEALNTEIPSLVFLDQCLPDGNGLDMLPIILKIAPRCRVVMMTAFGDSSLVVRAIRQGAYNYLDKPFPLDAAMNMVTRAFESIRLQNQAEVMMADESNLLLGSSPAMEKVSETLSKLAPYQDVTVLLTGESGTGKEVAARMIHRASNCQGEFVAVNCSAIPEALLEAELFGYAKGAYTGADSNKPGLIEVADKGTLFLDEIGDLPLSLQTKLFRFIDQRTIRPLGSTKEKKISLKLICATCLDLEKKVREESFRKDLYFRISVIPIKLPPLRERGKDILELASYFLGDCSKRMNRPLPELTEEVQEVFLSYPWPGNVRELRNMIERILILRSQADSLVRLADLPMEMLDAHPVGLVPESRVVAPGASLNDTIDRVERELITAALAKCGGNRTQAAAELGISRFSLIRRMQRHGLE, encoded by the coding sequence ATGAGCATCTGGATAGTTGACGACGAGACCAATCTTGCGGGGGGGCTGAAAAAGGCCTTTGAGAAAAAGGGCTACAGCGTTAAATGTATCCCCACGATACATGAATTGCAGGAGGCGCTCAACACCGAGATACCGTCGCTGGTGTTCCTCGATCAGTGCCTCCCCGACGGAAACGGCCTCGACATGCTGCCGATAATCCTCAAGATCGCGCCTCGCTGCCGTGTGGTGATGATGACGGCCTTCGGCGATTCCAGCCTCGTCGTCAGGGCGATACGCCAGGGAGCCTATAATTATCTTGACAAGCCCTTCCCCCTCGACGCGGCGATGAATATGGTGACGCGTGCCTTTGAATCGATACGGCTGCAGAATCAGGCCGAGGTGATGATGGCCGACGAATCGAATCTGTTGCTCGGCTCCTCTCCCGCGATGGAAAAGGTCAGCGAGACGCTGTCAAAGCTCGCTCCCTACCAGGATGTGACGGTGCTTTTGACGGGAGAGAGCGGTACTGGGAAGGAGGTGGCGGCAAGGATGATCCACCGCGCCTCAAACTGCCAGGGGGAGTTTGTCGCAGTCAACTGCTCGGCGATACCGGAGGCGCTGCTGGAGGCGGAGCTCTTTGGCTACGCCAAGGGGGCCTATACCGGAGCCGACTCAAATAAGCCGGGGCTGATCGAGGTCGCCGACAAGGGTACGCTCTTTCTCGACGAGATCGGCGATCTGCCGCTCTCTCTGCAGACGAAGCTGTTCCGCTTTATCGACCAGCGTACGATAAGGCCGCTGGGGAGCACGAAGGAGAAGAAGATAAGCCTGAAGCTCATCTGCGCCACCTGCCTTGACCTTGAAAAGAAGGTGCGGGAGGAGAGCTTCCGCAAGGACCTCTATTTCCGGATATCGGTGATACCGATAAAACTGCCGCCGCTGCGTGAACGGGGGAAGGATATCCTCGAGCTGGCCTCATATTTCCTCGGCGACTGCTCTAAGAGGATGAACAGGCCTCTGCCCGAGCTTACGGAGGAGGTGCAGGAGGTCTTTCTGAGTTACCCCTGGCCGGGAAATGTGCGCGAGCTGCGGAACATGATCGAGAGGATCCTGATTCTGCGCAGCCAGGCGGATTCACTTGTGCGCCTCGCCGACCTGCCGATGGAGATGCTTGACGCCCACCCGGTCGGCCTGGTCCCCGAAAGCCGCGTCGTCGCCCCCGGCGCGTCGCTCAACGATACGATTGACCGCGTTGAGCGGGAACTCATCACCGCTGCGCTTGCCAAATGCGGCGGTAACCGCACGCAGGCCGCCGCCGAGCTTGGCATCTCGCGCTTTTCCCTGATACGGAGGATGCAGAGGCACGGGCTTGAATGA
- a CDS encoding sensor histidine kinase: MFRRVSLEALMKWIFLLLALSMVVLMLGARLHQSYSDKLVSAGRSAERLKRLMKDYDLSYSPEVMAQELGPYWRGTSAGEVPSLTIDSGGKEYGFSANTQRIYVDMVEEERYLILVGMLGLIIAVELAVFLSYMLTRPLRRLTWMCREVAGGVSVRIPQTLFSPYEFHELVESFNNMSSQLERWREVQRQVSRMDRLAALGEMISGLSHEIRNPLASMRIQTDLLRDEIDRLAAGGEGQQDAEEAREQIAVLGSEMDRLNNIVMQLLSFVRPRPTVITPVKLDDLLPWSGAMLGSQAQKYNVRLVLQSAAQDVAVMADSELLRQLVMNLALNAMQSMSPLNGEREMVLTVAIGYAPAPRGGEKMGMIMVSDTGPGISPDIEHRIFDPFFTTKKEGTGLGLSIVQRIVEGLGGELSLESSPNGTTFKIYLKLQHGGRDDEHLDS, from the coding sequence ATGTTTCGCAGGGTAAGTCTTGAAGCCCTGATGAAATGGATATTCCTCCTGCTCGCGCTCTCTATGGTGGTGCTGATGCTTGGAGCGCGCCTGCACCAGAGTTACAGCGACAAGCTTGTCTCTGCCGGCAGGTCGGCGGAGAGGCTGAAGCGCCTGATGAAAGATTATGATCTCAGCTACAGTCCGGAGGTCATGGCGCAGGAGCTAGGTCCCTACTGGCGCGGTACCTCCGCCGGTGAGGTCCCGTCGCTCACCATAGACAGCGGCGGCAAAGAGTATGGTTTTTCCGCCAACACGCAGAGGATTTATGTCGATATGGTGGAGGAGGAGCGTTACCTGATACTGGTCGGGATGCTCGGGCTCATCATCGCCGTAGAACTTGCCGTATTCCTCTCGTATATGCTTACGAGGCCGCTGCGCCGCCTTACATGGATGTGCCGGGAGGTCGCGGGTGGTGTATCGGTAAGGATACCGCAGACGCTCTTTTCTCCCTATGAATTTCACGAGCTTGTCGAGAGCTTCAACAATATGTCCTCTCAGCTTGAACGGTGGCGCGAGGTCCAGCGGCAGGTGAGCCGGATGGACCGGCTGGCGGCGCTTGGCGAGATGATATCCGGGCTTTCCCACGAGATACGCAACCCGCTCGCGAGTATGCGGATACAAACGGATCTGCTGCGCGACGAGATAGACAGGCTGGCCGCCGGTGGAGAGGGGCAGCAGGACGCGGAGGAGGCACGGGAGCAGATCGCTGTTCTCGGCAGCGAGATGGACCGGCTCAACAATATAGTTATGCAGCTTCTTTCATTCGTGAGGCCGCGTCCTACCGTCATTACGCCGGTGAAGCTGGACGACCTTCTGCCGTGGAGCGGGGCGATGCTCGGCTCGCAGGCGCAGAAATATAATGTGCGGCTGGTATTGCAGAGCGCAGCGCAGGATGTCGCCGTCATGGCGGACAGCGAGCTGCTGCGTCAGCTGGTGATGAACCTCGCTCTCAACGCGATGCAGTCGATGTCGCCGCTGAATGGGGAGCGGGAGATGGTGCTGACCGTCGCCATCGGCTACGCCCCGGCGCCGCGCGGCGGGGAGAAGATGGGGATGATAATGGTCTCCGACACGGGACCAGGGATATCCCCCGATATCGAACACAGGATTTTCGACCCCTTTTTTACCACGAAAAAGGAGGGTACGGGGCTTGGCCTCAGTATCGTACAGCGAATAGTGGAGGGGCTCGGCGGCGAGCTTTCGCTTGAGAGCTCGCCGAACGGAACTACATTTAAGATCTATCTGAAATTACAGCACGGAGGAAGAGACGATGAGCATCTGGATAGTTGA